One genomic segment of Bradyrhizobium prioriisuperbiae includes these proteins:
- a CDS encoding DNA polymerase Y family protein, with protein MSAFSVNRRRILSLRLPRLPTDRIKRQLQRSGAAPAEVTKVAATKAAAEPWVVVGKQSNALQITALNDVAVDLGLEVGLPLANARAICPDVRVFDVDDAADRQALNAIADWCDRFTPLVALDPPHGLFLDVTGCAHLFGGEAAMMRSLCEALDRQGFVVNAAIAGTPGCARAVAMATRGHVIPEGGEAAAVHSLPVYALGAHDAITRGLRRAGLKTIGDVAARAPHEIAARFGAAFVATLQQALGQGDAPISPRKLLPDYMVEKRFPEPIATDLAITATLDRLAQMLMTAMERHGKGARRLEASFFRTDGAVRLIAVEAGRPVTRTKMVERLFREKLDALADPLDPGFGFDLIRLSASHVETVVQEQRDLDAHAQDNDEVSALIDRIAARIGGRRILVYLPQDTHIPERASLAVPAQHQFTAASQAIWPQRVSAEPPLRPLRLFEKPEAIDVIAQVPDGPPARFKWRRATHAVVRAEGPERIAMEWWRIQGQALTRDYFRVEDEAGLRFWLYRDGLYGTETVDDDGKPVSPKWFMHGLFA; from the coding sequence ATGAGTGCCTTTTCCGTGAACCGGCGGCGCATCCTCAGCCTGCGGCTGCCGCGCCTGCCGACCGATCGTATCAAGCGCCAGTTGCAACGCTCAGGCGCCGCGCCGGCTGAGGTGACCAAGGTTGCTGCTACCAAGGCTGCTGCTGAACCTTGGGTGGTTGTCGGCAAGCAGAGCAACGCATTGCAGATCACGGCGCTGAACGATGTTGCGGTCGATCTCGGGCTTGAAGTCGGACTGCCGCTCGCCAATGCACGCGCCATCTGCCCGGACGTGCGGGTGTTCGATGTCGATGATGCGGCTGACAGGCAGGCGCTGAACGCCATCGCCGACTGGTGCGACCGCTTCACGCCGCTGGTGGCGCTCGATCCACCGCATGGGCTGTTCCTTGATGTTACCGGCTGCGCGCATCTGTTCGGTGGCGAGGCGGCGATGATGCGCAGTCTTTGCGAGGCGCTCGACCGCCAGGGCTTTGTGGTCAACGCCGCGATTGCCGGCACGCCGGGCTGCGCGCGCGCGGTGGCGATGGCGACACGCGGCCATGTGATTCCCGAGGGTGGCGAGGCCGCTGCCGTCCATTCCCTGCCGGTTTATGCCTTGGGAGCCCACGACGCCATCACGCGCGGGCTGCGCCGTGCCGGTCTCAAGACCATCGGCGATGTCGCTGCGCGCGCGCCGCACGAAATCGCGGCCCGGTTCGGCGCGGCTTTTGTGGCGACGTTGCAGCAGGCGCTGGGGCAGGGCGATGCGCCGATCTCGCCGCGCAAGCTGCTGCCGGACTATATGGTGGAGAAGCGTTTTCCGGAACCGATCGCCACCGATCTCGCCATCACCGCCACCCTCGACCGGCTGGCGCAAATGCTGATGACGGCGATGGAGCGCCATGGCAAGGGCGCGCGCCGGCTCGAAGCCAGTTTTTTCCGCACCGACGGCGCGGTGCGCCTGATCGCGGTCGAAGCCGGCCGGCCGGTGACGCGAACGAAGATGGTGGAGCGATTGTTCCGGGAGAAGCTCGATGCGCTGGCCGATCCGCTCGACCCTGGCTTCGGCTTCGATCTGATCCGGCTGTCGGCCAGTCATGTCGAGACCGTGGTCCAGGAGCAGCGCGATCTCGACGCCCATGCCCAGGATAATGACGAGGTGTCGGCGCTGATCGACCGGATCGCGGCGCGGATCGGCGGCCGGCGCATTCTGGTATATCTGCCGCAAGACACGCATATTCCGGAGCGGGCGTCTCTTGCCGTTCCGGCGCAGCACCAGTTCACGGCCGCATCGCAAGCCATTTGGCCACAACGAGTTTCGGCCGAGCCGCCGCTGCGGCCGCTGCGCCTGTTCGAAAAGCCCGAAGCGATCGATGTGATTGCACAGGTGCCGGATGGTCCGCCGGCGCGGTTCAAATGGCGGCGCGCCACCCATGCGGTGGTGCGTGCGGAAGGCCCCGAGCGCATCGCCATGGAATGGTGGCGGATTCAGGGGCAGGCGCTGACGCGGGATTATTTCCGGGTGGAAGATGAGGCCGGTCTGCGCTTCTGGCTCTATCGGGATGGGCTTTACGGCACCGAGACGGTTGACGACGACGGCAAGCCGGTATCCCCGAAATGGTTCATGCACGGTCTGTTCGCATGA
- a CDS encoding DNA repair protein has protein sequence MSGARMSTLAHLRGAIGRLEAGATRQHDDVNRIALGHGGADAMLKGGLARGALHEVFASEGRHAASATGFIAGLAWRSARRRPVMWVRQDFVGLETGPVSMNGLAQLGLDPRLIVTVAAADIDMALRVTADALACDALGAVVLDVWGGARQFDLVASRKLTLTAQTSGVTCLVLRSAAEPAVSTAETRWVIRAAPSPPGSVWSVWGDPVFDAELVRNRHGQTGQWIMEWKCDECLFREPAAHPQPAAAAPADRSYQAPVATLRRRAG, from the coding sequence ATGAGCGGCGCACGCATGAGTACGCTTGCGCATTTGCGGGGTGCGATCGGACGCCTGGAGGCAGGCGCCACGCGCCAGCATGACGATGTGAACCGTATTGCGCTCGGCCATGGCGGCGCGGACGCGATGCTGAAGGGCGGCCTTGCGCGCGGTGCGCTGCACGAGGTGTTCGCCTCGGAAGGCCGTCATGCGGCGTCGGCCACCGGCTTCATTGCGGGCCTCGCCTGGCGCAGCGCGCGGCGGCGCCCGGTGATGTGGGTGCGGCAGGATTTCGTCGGGCTGGAAACCGGCCCGGTGTCGATGAACGGCCTCGCCCAGCTCGGGCTCGATCCGCGGCTGATCGTGACGGTCGCCGCCGCCGACATCGACATGGCCCTGCGGGTGACAGCGGATGCGCTCGCCTGCGATGCGCTCGGCGCCGTGGTGCTGGATGTCTGGGGCGGGGCGCGGCAGTTCGATCTCGTTGCCAGCCGCAAGCTGACGCTGACAGCGCAAACCTCCGGTGTCACCTGCCTGGTGTTGCGCAGCGCGGCGGAGCCCGCGGTGAGCACGGCCGAAACCCGCTGGGTCATTCGCGCCGCTCCCTCTCCACCCGGCTCGGTGTGGAGCGTTTGGGGCGATCCGGTGTTCGACGCTGAATTGGTTCGTAATCGCCATGGCCAGACCGGCCAGTGGATCATGGAATGGAAATGTGATGAGTGCCTTTTCCGTGAACCGGCGGCGCATCCTCAGCCTGCGGCTGCCGCGCCTGCCGACCGATCGTATCAAGCGCCAGTTGCAACGCTCAGGCGCCGCGCCGGCTGA
- a CDS encoding putative DNA modification/repair radical SAM protein, translating into MDVQGKLEILADAAKYDASCASSGTEQRDSRDGKGIGSTDPGMGICHSYAPDGRCISLLKILLTNACNYDCLYCINRASSNVPRARFTVSEAVQLTLDFYRRNYIEGLFLSSGIIRNPDYTMEQVVRVAKSLREEHHFRGYIHLKTIPDASDDLIAEAGTYADRLSINIEVPTETSLARLAPEKDVRAIRRSMGRLRLKLDEATDSSAKHGRAAPPRFAPAGQSTQMIIGADASNDRTILETSANLYGSYNLKRVYYSAFSPIPDASRALPLPLQAPPLVREHRLYQADWLMRFYGFDIGELTEPLEDGMLPLDIDPKLAWALRHRDRFPIDVNSASREQLLRVPGFGTRTVNSILAARRVTHLRAADLARLHVPRKKALPFIVLSDHRPAPALLDSNRLLQLLRPRPAQLGFGF; encoded by the coding sequence ATGGACGTGCAGGGCAAGCTGGAAATCCTCGCGGATGCGGCGAAGTACGATGCCTCCTGCGCCTCCAGCGGCACCGAGCAGCGGGACTCCCGCGACGGCAAGGGAATTGGGTCGACCGATCCGGGCATGGGCATCTGCCACTCCTATGCCCCCGACGGCCGCTGCATTTCGCTGCTCAAGATCCTGCTGACCAACGCCTGCAACTACGACTGCCTGTATTGCATCAACCGCGCCTCCAGCAACGTGCCGCGGGCGCGTTTCACCGTCAGCGAGGCGGTCCAGCTGACGCTCGACTTCTATCGGCGCAACTACATCGAGGGGCTGTTTCTCTCGTCCGGCATCATCCGCAATCCCGACTACACCATGGAACAGGTGGTGCGCGTGGCGAAGAGCCTGCGCGAAGAGCATCACTTCCGCGGCTACATCCATCTCAAGACCATTCCCGACGCCAGCGACGACCTGATTGCCGAGGCCGGCACATACGCCGACCGTCTCAGCATCAATATCGAAGTGCCGACCGAAACCAGCCTCGCCCGGCTTGCGCCCGAGAAGGACGTGCGCGCCATCCGCCGCAGCATGGGCCGGCTGCGCCTGAAACTCGACGAGGCAACGGACTCGTCAGCGAAACATGGCCGCGCAGCGCCGCCTCGCTTTGCTCCCGCCGGGCAGAGCACGCAGATGATCATCGGCGCGGATGCCTCGAACGACCGGACCATCCTGGAGACCAGCGCCAATCTCTACGGCTCCTACAATCTGAAGCGGGTGTATTATTCGGCGTTCAGCCCGATCCCCGACGCGAGCCGCGCGCTGCCGCTGCCGCTGCAGGCGCCACCGCTGGTGCGCGAACATCGGCTCTACCAGGCCGACTGGCTGATGCGGTTCTACGGTTTCGACATCGGTGAACTGACCGAGCCGCTGGAAGACGGCATGTTGCCGCTCGACATCGATCCCAAGCTCGCCTGGGCGCTGCGCCATCGCGATCGTTTTCCGATCGACGTCAACAGCGCCAGCCGCGAACAGCTGCTGCGCGTTCCAGGATTCGGCACGCGAACCGTGAACAGCATCCTCGCGGCACGCCGCGTGACGCATCTGCGTGCGGCCGACCTGGCGCGGCTGCATGTGCCGCGCAAGAAGGCTTTGCCGTTCATCGTGCTGTCCGACCATCGGCCGGCCCCGGCCCTGCTCGACAGCAATCGCCTGCTGCAGTTGCTCCGCCCGCGCCCCGCGCAACTCGGCTTCGGCTTTTAG
- a CDS encoding UdgX family uracil-DNA binding protein (This protein belongs to the uracil DNA glycosylase superfamily, members of which act in excision repair of DNA. However, it belongs more specifically to UdgX branch, whose founding member was found to bind uracil in DNA (where it does not belong), without cleaving it, appears to promote DNA repair by a pathway involving RecA, rather than base excision.) has protein sequence MHHVKLASETDFDGWRTAARALAINQIEPAAVSWCVGGDAPELFAPSPLPDIAGQPAFHVPAAFIELARAAVLNRDPQRFGLLYRLLWRLRSHPALMSLATDPDVARIGSLARDVHHAEHKMHAFVRFREVGRDRDSRFIAWFEPPHYIVEAVAPFFEHRFADMAWSILTPDRCAHWDGSKTTFTEGVCQSDAPSDDRLEDLWRTYYASIFNPARLKVKAMKAEMPVKYWRNLPEASLINPLIEQAGRTAQTMIESAPSEPRATQQRREPAMVPTKPHADTLEHLRTEAMDCRACPLWKDATQTVFGEGPRHAPIMMVGEQPGDKEDLAGKPFVGPAGQMLDRALKEAGIDRGKVYVTNAVKHFKFVPRGKIRLHQKPNTAEIKACRPWYERERATIKPALVVAMGATAAQSVFGKITPINTSRGRLIDLDDGAKALVTVHPSYLLRLPDEDARAKEYERFVDDLRMVADFLRHAHAA, from the coding sequence ATGCACCACGTGAAACTCGCATCTGAAACCGACTTCGACGGCTGGCGCACCGCTGCACGCGCGCTGGCGATCAACCAAATCGAGCCGGCAGCCGTCAGTTGGTGTGTCGGCGGAGACGCACCGGAGCTGTTCGCGCCATCCCCGCTTCCGGATATCGCCGGACAGCCGGCGTTTCATGTTCCGGCGGCCTTCATCGAGCTCGCCCGCGCCGCAGTCCTGAACCGCGATCCGCAGCGCTTCGGCCTGCTGTACAGGCTGCTGTGGCGTCTGCGATCACACCCCGCATTGATGTCGCTTGCGACCGATCCCGATGTGGCCCGTATCGGCAGCCTTGCCCGCGACGTGCATCACGCTGAGCACAAGATGCACGCCTTCGTCAGGTTCCGGGAGGTCGGCCGCGACCGCGATTCACGCTTCATTGCCTGGTTCGAACCGCCGCATTATATCGTTGAAGCTGTTGCGCCATTTTTCGAGCATCGGTTCGCCGACATGGCCTGGTCGATCCTGACGCCCGATCGCTGTGCCCATTGGGACGGGTCGAAGACCACCTTCACCGAAGGTGTTTGCCAATCGGACGCACCATCGGACGATCGGCTGGAGGATCTTTGGCGCACTTATTACGCCAGCATCTTCAATCCCGCACGACTCAAGGTCAAAGCCATGAAGGCCGAGATGCCGGTGAAATACTGGCGGAACCTTCCCGAGGCGTCTTTGATCAATCCCCTGATCGAACAGGCTGGCCGGACCGCGCAAACCATGATCGAGAGCGCGCCGTCGGAGCCGCGCGCGACACAACAGCGAAGGGAACCAGCAATGGTCCCGACAAAACCCCATGCAGACACGCTGGAGCATCTGCGAACCGAGGCGATGGATTGCCGTGCCTGCCCTCTCTGGAAAGACGCGACCCAGACCGTATTCGGAGAAGGTCCGCGCCATGCGCCGATCATGATGGTCGGCGAACAACCCGGCGACAAGGAAGACCTCGCGGGCAAGCCGTTCGTCGGGCCTGCCGGGCAAATGCTCGATCGCGCGCTGAAGGAGGCCGGCATCGACCGCGGCAAGGTGTATGTCACCAATGCGGTCAAACACTTCAAGTTCGTGCCGCGCGGAAAAATCCGCCTGCACCAGAAGCCGAACACGGCGGAGATCAAGGCGTGCCGCCCCTGGTATGAGCGCGAACGCGCGACCATCAAGCCCGCGCTCGTGGTCGCGATGGGAGCTACTGCGGCGCAGAGTGTGTTCGGCAAGATCACGCCGATCAACACGAGTCGTGGCCGGCTGATCGACCTCGATGACGGGGCCAAGGCGCTCGTCACCGTGCACCCGTCTTACTTGCTGCGGCTTCCCGATGAAGACGCGAGGGCGAAGGAGTATGAACGGTTCGTCGACGATTTGCGGATGGTGGCGGACTTCCTCCGCCACGCGCACGCGGCGTGA
- a CDS encoding heme-binding protein, producing MTDIKDTRTLTLEGALKVLNGAIAEATRIGQPMCIAVVDTGGNLLAFGRMDGSKGLSVTSSINKARTSALSGSPTGGAHADVEIQVTLAHGNRWTNLIGGLPIRVDGFILGAVAAGSGSGTQDLAVARAGAAAIPGADMCVDFKPMGAEDTGIIRGPTPHTA from the coding sequence ATGACCGACATCAAGGACACCAGGACGCTGACGCTCGAAGGCGCGCTCAAGGTGCTGAACGGGGCAATCGCCGAGGCGACCCGCATCGGGCAGCCGATGTGTATCGCGGTGGTCGATACCGGCGGCAATCTGCTGGCGTTCGGACGCATGGACGGCTCGAAGGGACTGAGCGTGACTTCGTCCATCAACAAGGCGCGGACGTCGGCGCTGTCGGGCTCGCCGACCGGTGGCGCTCACGCGGACGTGGAAATCCAGGTCACTCTCGCGCATGGAAACCGCTGGACCAATTTGATCGGTGGTCTTCCCATCCGCGTCGATGGCTTCATTCTCGGCGCAGTGGCGGCGGGCTCCGGGTCCGGCACGCAGGATCTCGCTGTCGCCCGGGCCGGTGCGGCCGCGATCCCCGGCGCCGACATGTGCGTCGATTTCAAGCCGATGGGCGCGGAAGATACCGGGATCATCAGGGGACCGACGCCTCACACCGCCTAG
- a CDS encoding amidase, which produces MQDTLEDTLGAFVPGTIVHRAPHRSGPLSGLTFAVKDLFDVAGGVTGCGNPDWAATHQAAEVDAWAVDTLLGAGAALAGKTITDEISLGLLGINKFDGTPLNPRAPDHVPGGSSSGSASAVAGGLVDVALGTDSGGSVRIPASFCGIYGLRPTHGRISVAGMMTQAPSFDTVGYFTRDALTFGRVGAVLLGEQIPDALLPEIVVAADCFALADEPIRRALQPVVDRLRQAVPITVPPLAEGELLDWARHQRILQKSEFHATFRDWIDRVNPRFSSEVAGAFADDGRIPSSDLAAAKIVRACASKRLDGLLDGRRMLCLPTSPILPIRRDARLSDIRAAVHRIVDLTGIAGLTGLPQVSLPVSTAGSIPVGLSLIGWRGGDAPLVAAARTLAREFSIGLFGERP; this is translated from the coding sequence GTGCAAGATACGCTCGAAGACACCCTCGGCGCCTTCGTTCCAGGCACCATCGTTCACCGGGCGCCGCACCGGTCAGGCCCGCTATCGGGCCTGACCTTCGCGGTCAAGGACCTGTTCGATGTTGCGGGCGGCGTGACCGGCTGCGGCAATCCCGACTGGGCCGCCACCCATCAGGCGGCAGAGGTCGACGCCTGGGCCGTCGACACCCTGCTTGGCGCCGGCGCCGCGCTGGCAGGCAAGACAATCACCGACGAAATCTCGCTCGGGCTGCTTGGCATCAATAAATTTGACGGTACGCCGCTCAACCCGCGCGCGCCGGACCACGTACCGGGCGGCTCGTCGAGCGGCTCCGCTTCCGCCGTTGCCGGCGGCCTGGTCGATGTCGCTTTGGGGACTGACTCCGGCGGCTCGGTGCGCATACCCGCGAGCTTCTGCGGGATTTACGGCCTGCGGCCGACACACGGCCGCATCTCGGTCGCCGGCATGATGACCCAGGCGCCCTCGTTCGATACCGTCGGTTATTTCACCCGCGACGCGCTGACGTTCGGCCGGGTCGGCGCCGTGCTGCTCGGAGAACAAATTCCCGATGCTTTGCTCCCCGAGATCGTCGTTGCGGCGGACTGCTTCGCGCTCGCCGACGAGCCGATACGGCGCGCCTTGCAGCCCGTCGTCGATCGGCTGCGCCAAGCCGTGCCGATCACCGTGCCACCTTTGGCCGAAGGCGAGCTTCTCGACTGGGCGCGCCACCAGCGCATCCTGCAGAAGAGCGAATTCCACGCCACCTTTCGGGATTGGATCGATCGGGTGAACCCGCGCTTCTCCTCGGAGGTGGCCGGCGCGTTCGCCGACGACGGCCGCATTCCCTCGAGCGACCTCGCGGCCGCCAAAATTGTCCGCGCATGCGCATCGAAGCGGCTTGACGGTTTGCTCGACGGGCGGCGCATGCTGTGCCTGCCGACCTCGCCCATTCTGCCGATCCGCCGCGACGCGCGCCTGTCGGACATCCGCGCGGCGGTGCACCGGATCGTCGACCTGACCGGTATCGCCGGCCTGACGGGCCTTCCGCAGGTGAGCCTGCCCGTCTCGACAGCTGGTTCGATTCCGGTCGGGCTGTCCCTCATCGGCTGGCGCGGCGGCGATGCGCCGCTGGTCGCCGCGGCGCGCACCCTGGCACGGGAGTTCTCGATTGGGCTGTTCGGGGAGCGACCATGA
- a CDS encoding ABC transporter substrate-binding protein — protein sequence MKLDRSLVTAALLTASVVLPGAAARAAEIAKDTMVIVSEMGPNGLDTMVPTANDHSRMVVWQAYDRLVSHGEKKLADGTVSYDAKVMTPELAESWEASDDGKTYIFHLRKDATFHDGSPVTAKDVKWSFDRAIAAGGFPAVQMAAGSLVKPEQFTVVDDHTFKATFDQFNKLTMPDLVVPVPVIVNSELAKKHATPQDPWAFEWVSRNDCGGGAYKVESWSPGQQTVFTRFDAWKSGPLPKLKRVVYRQIASAGTRRALLEKGDVDMSVGLPPKDYAELAEQGKVKIIGVPVQNDLVFVDMNVKIAPFDNPKVREAISYAIPYKEIVSSALYNRAKPMFDGDPAKPYPDATWPVPIKHGQDLAKAKQLLTEAGFPNGFKTTLSIDLSESTVREPTAILIQEALKMIGVELTIEKVPGSNWFAQMASKTMPMVIAEFYGWLDYPDYFFFWTFHGGNNSVFNTANYVNPDLDKVIDLARFTRDPEIYKTSLNKMVDIVMTDLPRIPLYTRFADYAVQKNVQGFEYWFHTHPDFRKLYKE from the coding sequence ATGAAGCTCGATCGTAGTCTTGTTACGGCGGCGCTGCTCACAGCGTCCGTTGTCTTGCCCGGCGCTGCCGCGCGCGCGGCTGAAATTGCCAAGGACACCATGGTCATCGTGTCCGAAATGGGCCCCAACGGCCTCGACACGATGGTGCCGACCGCCAACGATCACAGCCGCATGGTGGTGTGGCAGGCCTATGACCGGCTCGTCAGCCACGGCGAGAAAAAACTGGCTGATGGCACGGTGTCCTACGACGCCAAGGTCATGACCCCGGAACTGGCCGAGAGCTGGGAAGCCAGCGACGACGGCAAGACCTACATTTTCCATCTGCGCAAGGATGCGACGTTCCACGACGGCAGCCCGGTCACCGCCAAGGACGTCAAATGGTCGTTCGACCGCGCCATCGCCGCCGGCGGCTTTCCGGCGGTGCAAATGGCGGCGGGATCGCTGGTCAAGCCCGAACAGTTCACGGTGGTCGACGATCACACCTTCAAGGCCACGTTCGATCAATTCAACAAGCTGACGATGCCTGACCTCGTTGTGCCGGTGCCCGTCATCGTCAATTCCGAACTGGCCAAGAAACATGCGACGCCCCAGGACCCGTGGGCGTTCGAGTGGGTGTCACGGAATGATTGCGGTGGCGGCGCCTACAAGGTGGAATCCTGGTCACCCGGCCAGCAGACTGTTTTCACCCGGTTCGACGCCTGGAAGTCCGGCCCCTTGCCCAAACTCAAGCGCGTCGTCTATCGGCAGATCGCCTCGGCCGGCACGCGTCGTGCGCTGCTGGAAAAAGGCGACGTCGACATGTCGGTCGGCCTGCCGCCGAAGGACTACGCCGAACTGGCGGAGCAGGGGAAGGTCAAGATCATCGGGGTGCCGGTGCAGAACGACCTCGTGTTCGTCGACATGAATGTGAAGATCGCCCCGTTCGACAATCCCAAGGTGCGCGAAGCGATCTCCTACGCCATCCCCTACAAGGAGATCGTTAGTTCCGCTCTCTATAACCGCGCCAAGCCGATGTTCGATGGCGACCCCGCAAAACCCTACCCCGACGCGACATGGCCGGTTCCGATCAAGCATGGCCAGGATCTCGCGAAAGCCAAGCAATTGCTCACCGAGGCCGGCTTCCCCAACGGCTTCAAGACCACGCTGTCGATCGATCTCAGCGAATCCACCGTGCGCGAACCGACCGCCATCCTGATCCAGGAGGCGCTGAAGATGATCGGCGTCGAACTCACGATCGAGAAGGTTCCGGGCTCGAACTGGTTTGCCCAGATGGCCAGCAAGACGATGCCGATGGTCATCGCCGAATTCTACGGCTGGCTCGACTACCCCGACTACTTCTTCTTCTGGACCTTCCACGGCGGCAATAATTCGGTGTTCAACACCGCCAACTACGTCAATCCCGACCTCGACAAGGTGATTGACCTGGCGCGCTTCACCCGCGATCCCGAAATCTACAAGACCAGCCTGAACAAGATGGTCGACATCGTCATGACCGATCTGCCGCGCATCCCGCTCTATACCCGCTTCGCCGACTATGCGGTGCAGAAGAACGTCCAGGGCTTCGAGTACTGGTTTCATACCCATCCGGACTTCCGCAAGCTCTACAAGGAGTGA
- a CDS encoding amidase, with translation MSADNEICRMDAVTVAAKVRDKRLSAAEVTEAVLRRMEKLEPHIHAFCTPTPDVARAAAAAVDAKIAAGKDPGLLAGVPIGIKDLVATKDILTVMGSPLYRDFVPDEDDIVVERLKDAGAIIIGKTNVPEFGYSGVGHNPVFPATRNPWNLDMTSGGSSAGSGASVAAGVAPFAIGSDGGGSIRIPSALCGLYGIKASMGRVPLYPGCRDERYPGVSSWESLEHVGPMSRTVADSALMLKAITGPDPRDRYSIPAADFDYVDATKESIKGLRIAYSEDWGYAPVDPEVRRVVSEAVRVFETDLGCTVERAHLGWEDPFPHFWTIVAGDTDLTGMRRMMKGREKEMSPHLVGMLQRQWTAEEFTDAKMIRQMVCNRMWRFMANYDLLITPTLAVPAFPLYMQGPEIIEEKMVSTGDWLCFTFICNLTGQPAATIPAGFTKSGLPVGMQIIGRHLADRTVLAASGAFEQARPWAHKWPKLLGDLGL, from the coding sequence ATGAGCGCTGACAATGAGATCTGCCGCATGGACGCCGTCACCGTCGCGGCGAAAGTCAGAGACAAGAGGCTTTCCGCTGCCGAGGTCACCGAAGCCGTTCTGCGCCGCATGGAGAAACTCGAGCCGCACATCCATGCCTTCTGCACGCCGACGCCCGACGTGGCGCGAGCCGCCGCCGCCGCGGTCGACGCCAAGATCGCGGCCGGCAAAGATCCCGGCCTGCTGGCCGGCGTGCCGATCGGAATCAAGGACCTCGTCGCCACCAAGGACATCCTGACCGTGATGGGCTCGCCGCTCTACCGGGACTTCGTGCCGGACGAGGACGACATCGTGGTCGAGCGGCTGAAGGACGCCGGCGCGATCATCATCGGCAAGACCAACGTGCCGGAATTCGGCTACAGCGGCGTCGGCCACAACCCTGTTTTTCCGGCGACGCGCAATCCCTGGAATCTCGACATGACGTCCGGCGGATCGAGCGCCGGCTCTGGCGCCTCGGTCGCGGCCGGCGTCGCGCCGTTCGCGATCGGTTCCGATGGCGGTGGATCGATCCGCATTCCCTCCGCACTTTGCGGACTGTACGGCATCAAGGCCTCGATGGGCCGGGTGCCGCTTTACCCGGGTTGCCGGGATGAACGCTATCCCGGCGTATCGAGCTGGGAATCGCTCGAACATGTCGGCCCGATGAGCCGCACCGTGGCCGACTCGGCCCTGATGCTCAAGGCGATCACCGGACCCGATCCGCGCGATCGTTATTCCATCCCGGCCGCCGACTTCGATTATGTCGATGCCACGAAAGAGAGCATCAAGGGCCTTCGCATCGCCTACAGCGAAGACTGGGGTTATGCGCCTGTCGACCCGGAAGTCCGCCGCGTCGTCTCCGAAGCGGTGCGCGTGTTCGAGACCGATCTTGGATGTACGGTCGAGCGCGCCCACCTCGGTTGGGAAGATCCGTTCCCGCATTTCTGGACCATCGTCGCCGGCGACACCGATCTCACCGGCATGCGCCGCATGATGAAGGGGCGCGAAAAGGAAATGTCGCCGCACCTCGTCGGCATGCTGCAGCGGCAGTGGACGGCGGAAGAATTCACCGACGCCAAAATGATCCGGCAGATGGTCTGCAACCGCATGTGGCGGTTCATGGCCAACTACGACCTCCTGATCACACCGACGCTCGCGGTGCCGGCCTTCCCGCTTTACATGCAGGGGCCCGAGATCATCGAAGAGAAGATGGTCTCTACCGGCGACTGGCTCTGCTTCACCTTCATCTGCAATCTGACCGGCCAGCCGGCGGCGACCATTCCTGCCGGCTTTACCAAATCCGGTCTGCCTGTCGGCATGCAGATCATCGGCCGCCATCTGGCGGACCGTACCGTGCTCGCCGCCTCCGGCGCCTTCGAACAAGCGCGTCCGTGGGCTCACAAATGGCCGAAACTGCTGGGCGACCTCGGCCTCTGA